The Balaenoptera acutorostrata chromosome 10, mBalAcu1.1, whole genome shotgun sequence genome has a window encoding:
- the TRNT1 gene encoding CCA tRNA nucleotidyltransferase 1, mitochondrial, which translates to MLRCLDPWRRQLLGCSWSRLCLLKHSLFTMKLQSPEFQSLFTEGLKSLTELFIKENHELRIAGGAVRDLLSGVKPQDVDFATTATPAQMKELFQSVGVRMINNKGEKHGTITARLHEENFEITTLRIDVATDGRHAEVEFTTDWQKDAERRDLTINSMFLGFDGTLFDYFNGYEDLKNKKVRFVGQAKQRIQEDYLRILRYFRFYGKIVDTPGDHDPETLEAIAENAKGLAGISGERIWVELKKILTGNHAHHLIHLIYDLDVAPHVGLPANASLEEFNKVSKNVEGFSPKPMTLLTSLFKVQDDVTKLDLRLKISKEEKNLGLFIVKNRKDLIKATDSSEPLRPYQDFIIDSRESDATARVCELLKYQGEHGLLKEMQQWSIPPFPVSGHDIRKVGISSGKEIGALLQQLREQWKKSGYQMEKDELLSYIKKT; encoded by the exons ATGCTGAGGTGCCTGGATCCCTGGCGCAGGCAGTTGCTGGGCTGCAGCTGGAGTAGACTGTGCCTTCTGAAGCACTCTCTGTTCACAATGAAGTTGCAGTCTCCAGAGTTCCAGTCACTTTTCACAGAAGGCTTGAAGAGTCTGACAG AATTATTCATCAAAGAAAATCATGAGTTAAGAATAGCAGGAGGAGCAGTGAGGGATTTATTAAGTGGAGTAAAGCCACAGGATGTGGATTTTGCTACCACTGCTACCCCTGCTCAAATGAAGGAGCTGTTTCAGTCGGTCGGCGTTCGTATGATCAACAACAAAGGAGAAAAGCACGGGACGATCACTGCCAGG CTTcatgaagaaaattttgaaattacTACACTACGGATTGACGTTGCCACTGATGGAAGACATGCTGAGGTCGAATTCACAACTGACTGGCAGAAAGATGCTGAACGCAGAGATCTCACTATAAATTCTATGTTTTTAG GTTTCGATGGTACTTTATTTGACTACTTTAATGgttatgaagatttaaaaaataagaaagttagATTTGTTGGACAAGCTAAACAGAGGATACAAGAAGATTATCTTCGAATTTTAAGATATTTCAG GTTTTATGGGAAAATTGTAGATACACCTGGTGACCACGATCCTGAGACTTTGGAAGCAATTGCAGAAAATGCAAAAGGCTTGGCTGGAATATCAGGAGAGAGGATTTGGGTGGAACTGAAAAAAATTCTTACCGGTAACCACGCACATCATTTGATTCACCTCATCTATGACCTTGATGTGGCCCCTCACGTAG GCTTACCTGCTAATGCAAGTTTAGAAGAATTTAACAAAGTCAGTAAAAATGTTGAAGGTTTTTCCCCAAAGCCAATGACTCTCTTGACCTCACTGTTCAAAGTACAGGATGATGTCACAAAATTGGATCTGAGGTTGAAGAtttcaaaagaagagaagaatCTCGGTTTATTTATAGTTAAAAACAGGAAAGATTTAATTAAAGCAACAGATAGTTCAGAACCTTTGAGACCCTATCAAGACTTCATTATAGAT TCTAGAGAATCTGATGCAACTGCTCGTGTGTGTGAACTCCTCAAGTACCAAGGAGAGCACGGTCTTCTGAAGGAGATGCAGCAGTGGTCCATTCCTCCATTTCCTGTAAGTGGCCATGACATCAGAAAAGTGGGCATTTCTTCTGGAAAAGAAATTGGGGCTCTCTTACAGCAGTTGAGAGAACAGTGGAAGAAAAGTGGTTACCAAATGGAAAAAGATGAACTGCTAAGTTACATTAAGAAGACCTAA